In the Pontibacillus sp. HMF3514 genome, CATTGACCCTATGATGATCTTTTTCATTTTGTGACCCCCTTTAATAAAATTAGACGTATGGCAAATAGAGGGGGTTACATAAATGGAAAAATTTTTATTACATGTACAGAAAAAAGCTTGGGAAGATTCCCAAGCTTTAGATTTTCGTATTTTTTCGTTTTGCGCGTTCTTCTAATTGCGATTTTGCTTGTTGATCCACCACATCTTCGGAGTTTCCTTGTGGGTTTACATTGGCTGAGTTTTTCATGCCACGGTTTTGATTTTTGCGTTTGCTCATATTAACTCACCTCCACGTATATTGTGTGGAAGAGAGGAGGCATTTATCCAACAGTGATTTTAGCTCCCAATCCTTTAGCAATAGAATAAGTTCTCCAACCACCATCGACATTTCGAACTTCAAAGCCGTTTAGCCACAAAACTTTAGAAGCTAGATAACCGCGAAGGCCAGCTTGACACATGACATTGATACGCTGCCCTTTAGGGATTTCATCAAGGCGGTCACGCAATTCGTCTAATGGAATATTAAGTGAGCCAGATAGGAATCCTTTTTCAAATTCATTTGGATTTCGAACATCAATTAGCACTTCACCATCACTTATGGCTTGATCAATCTCATCCCAGTGAATAATTTCAATATCTCCATCTAATACGTTGGTGGCCACATAACCTGCCATATTAATTGGATCCTTGGCAGAAGAATAAGGTGGTGCATAGGCAAGCTCAAGGTTTGGTAGGTCACGTACACTCAATCCGCCTTTGATAGCTGTAGCAATCACATCTATACGTTTATCTGCACCTTTTTTAGAAACAATTTGCGCTCCAAAAATGTCACCAACAGGGCTAAATAGTAACTTGATTGCCATTTGTTCAGCTCCAGGATAATAACCTGCGTGAGAACCAGGGTGAATGTGGATCGTTTGATAAGGGATACCAGATGCTTTTAACCTTTTCTCATTCACACCCGTAGTTGCCACTGTATAATCAAAAACCTTCACAATGGATGTTCCTAACGTGCCAGGGTAGGATTGGTCCCCACCATAGATATTATCAGCAACAATGCGACCTTGACGATTGGCTGGCCATGCTAGAGGAACCATAGTAGGTTGTTTTAAAATATAATCCTGAACTTCAATTGCATCTCCAATTGCATAAATGGATATATCATTGGTGCGGAGATGGTCATCTACTACAATACCTCCACGGCTTCCTGTTTCTAATCCAGCTTCTTGGGCTAGTGTACTCTCAGGTTTTACACCGATAGAAAGAATCGTCATATCGGTTTCGATTCGTTTGCCACTTTCCAGAATAACAGTGTTTTTTTCAAAAGATTTCACACCATCTTGTAGGAGAAGTTCAACACCATGTGCTGATAATTCTTGATGGACATAGGCAGCCATTTCAGGATCAACAGGACCCATTACCTGATCACCCTTTTCTACAAGAGATACCTTCATGCCTCTTTCGACAAGGTTTTCAGCCATTTCAATACCAATGAAACCACCACCAATAATCGTGGCGTGCTTCGGCTGTTTATCGTCTACATAACCTTTGATTTTATCCGTATCCGGAATATTGCGTAAGGTAAATACATTGGCTTCACGAATTCCAGGTATAGGCGGTACGATTGGTTTAGCGCCAGGGGAGAGGATGAGTTGATCGTAGCTTTCTTCATAAACCTCTCCTGTTATCAAGTTTTTGGCCTTTATCATTTTTTGTTCTCGGTCAATTTCTGTGGCTTCTGTTAAGTTTCGTATATCGAGATTGAATCGTTGTTTCATACCTTCTACTGTTTGAACGAGAAGCTTTTGACGATCGTGTATCGTTTCTCCTATATAGTAAGGTAATCCACA is a window encoding:
- a CDS encoding small, acid-soluble spore protein L codes for the protein MSKRKNQNRGMKNSANVNPQGNSEDVVDQQAKSQLEERAKRKNTKI
- a CDS encoding CoA-disulfide reductase is translated as MTKKIVIIGGVAGGATAAARLRRLDEESHIVLIERGEHISFANCGLPYYIGETIHDRQKLLVQTVEGMKQRFNLDIRNLTEATEIDREQKMIKAKNLITGEVYEESYDQLILSPGAKPIVPPIPGIREANVFTLRNIPDTDKIKGYVDDKQPKHATIIGGGFIGIEMAENLVERGMKVSLVEKGDQVMGPVDPEMAAYVHQELSAHGVELLLQDGVKSFEKNTVILESGKRIETDMTILSIGVKPESTLAQEAGLETGSRGGIVVDDHLRTNDISIYAIGDAIEVQDYILKQPTMVPLAWPANRQGRIVADNIYGGDQSYPGTLGTSIVKVFDYTVATTGVNEKRLKASGIPYQTIHIHPGSHAGYYPGAEQMAIKLLFSPVGDIFGAQIVSKKGADKRIDVIATAIKGGLSVRDLPNLELAYAPPYSSAKDPINMAGYVATNVLDGDIEIIHWDEIDQAISDGEVLIDVRNPNEFEKGFLSGSLNIPLDELRDRLDEIPKGQRINVMCQAGLRGYLASKVLWLNGFEVRNVDGGWRTYSIAKGLGAKITVG